GTCAGGTTCCATATCATCATCCCCCGGCCCGCCCGCAAGGGGCAGGCCCAGCCCCTCGGCGGGCGGGCGGGACTCCAGCAGCCCCGCCGCCCGCAATTCGGACAGGCCGGGCAGATCGCGGGCTGATTCCAGGCCGAAATGGTCCAGGAAGGCCTCGGTCACCACGAAGGTCGCGGGCCGGCCCGGCGACATGCGCCGCCGCCCCATGCGCACCCAGCCCATCTCGATCAGCTGGTCCAGCGTGCCGCGGCTGACGGCGACGCCGCGCACCTCCTCGATCTCGGTGCGGGTGACGGGCTGGTGATAGGCGATGATGGCCAGCGTCTCGGTGGCGGCGCGCGACAGGCGGCGGGTCTCGACCGTCTCGGCCTGCATCAGGAAGGACAGGTCCGGCGCGGTGCGGAAGGCGTGCCCCTCGCCGATCCGCTCCAGCACCACCCCGCGCCCGGCATAGGTCCGGCGCAGCCCGGCCAGCGCCTCGGCGGGATCGCAGCCCTCGGGCATGCGCGCGGCCAGTTCGGCCACCGTCAGGGGCCGGGTCGCGGCGAACAGGATCGCCTCGACCATGCGCTCCTGCCGGGCCAGGGGATGAGGGACGAAATCAGGGGCGGTCGTCATGGGATTTGTGCCGGTAATGGATGGGCGCGAAGGATCTGTCCTGCCGTATCTCCAGCCGGCCCTGTCGCGCAAGCTCCAGCGAGGCGGCGAAGGTGGCCGCCGTCGCGCTGCGCCGCCGCGCCGGGTCGCTCTGCCAGCCCTCGGGCAGGAAGACCGCCAGATCGGTCCAGTCGCCGGTAAAGCCGATCAGGCGGCGCATCCGTTCCAGCGCCTGTTCCATGGTGAAGACGTCGTGGCGGTCGAAGGCATAGGGGCGGAATTCCTCGCGGGTCTTCAGCCGGGCATAGGCGCGCATCAGGTCGA
Above is a window of Paracoccus liaowanqingii DNA encoding:
- the scpB gene encoding SMC-Scp complex subunit ScpB, producing MTTAPDFVPHPLARQERMVEAILFAATRPLTVAELAARMPEGCDPAEALAGLRRTYAGRGVVLERIGEGHAFRTAPDLSFLMQAETVETRRLSRAATETLAIIAYHQPVTRTEIEEVRGVAVSRGTLDQLIEMGWVRMGRRRMSPGRPATFVVTEAFLDHFGLESARDLPGLSELRAAGLLESRPPAEGLGLPLAGGPGDDDMEPDDPAPVPQELFDDE